The Caballeronia sp. Lep1P3 genome window below encodes:
- the tnpB gene encoding IS66 family insertion sequence element accessory protein TnpB (TnpB, as the term is used for proteins encoded by IS66 family insertion elements, is considered an accessory protein, since TnpC, encoded by a neighboring gene, is a DDE family transposase.), which yields MFRFDDNLKVYLHRDPVDFRYGMNSLSILVEQSMRLNPMDTSLYIFGNRRRDRIKILGWDGSGFWLFIKRLESSHFIWPDNKAEIVTMTSNVLHALLDGDDITAIRRHPKQEYRRVS from the coding sequence GTGTTCCGGTTCGACGATAATCTGAAGGTCTACCTGCACCGCGATCCTGTCGACTTCCGCTACGGCATGAACAGTCTGTCGATTCTCGTCGAGCAGTCGATGCGCCTAAATCCGATGGACACGTCGCTTTACATCTTCGGAAACCGACGTCGTGACCGGATAAAGATACTTGGCTGGGACGGCAGTGGTTTCTGGCTTTTTATAAAACGATTGGAGAGCAGCCACTTCATCTGGCCAGACAACAAGGCTGAGATCGTGACGATGACGAGCAACGTGTTGCACGCGTTGCTCGATGGCGATGACATCACCGCGATACGACGGCATCCGAAGCAGGAATATCGCCGCGTGAGCTGA
- a CDS encoding transposase, which produces MTEDRDLRSRLVVGAKRDGRREYDPQAREELVQLCMTSGVSIARTAMQYGLNPNLLREWITRYQKTHAARNSADKELRPADRASLDVTPPALRTDATDVPSPFVPVVQGAVTVERAVSARTPSITVALHIRLPNGVEFDIAEATIDELTTVVQMLGRMPCSGSTII; this is translated from the coding sequence ATGACAGAAGATCGAGACTTGCGTAGCCGTCTGGTAGTCGGCGCGAAACGGGATGGTCGCCGGGAATACGATCCGCAAGCCCGCGAGGAACTGGTCCAGTTGTGCATGACGTCCGGCGTTTCGATAGCCCGGACGGCGATGCAATACGGCTTGAACCCGAATCTGTTGCGCGAGTGGATCACGCGCTATCAGAAGACACATGCGGCGCGGAATTCGGCGGATAAGGAACTGAGACCAGCAGACAGGGCATCGCTTGATGTCACGCCGCCTGCCTTGCGGACTGACGCGACCGACGTGCCATCACCATTTGTACCGGTCGTTCAGGGGGCTGTGACGGTTGAACGAGCGGTGTCCGCGCGCACACCATCGATCACGGTTGCCTTGCACATACGTTTGCCTAACGGTGTTGAGTTCGACATCGCAGAGGCGACCATCGACGAGCTGACCACCGTGGTCCAGATGCTCGGGAGGATGCCGTGTTCCGGTTCGACGATAATCTGA
- a CDS encoding DUF6088 family protein: MTTEARIKRSIALRDGTVVLRSDVANLGSPAQVSRVLARLVANGALVRVSLGVYAKTRLNKFTGKLAPAAPFESIAAETFQRLGIAVMPGRLAREYNEGKTTQIPVDGAVSTGARRITRKITVGRKSVKYER; encoded by the coding sequence GTGACGACTGAAGCGAGAATCAAGCGTTCCATAGCGTTGCGCGACGGCACTGTAGTGCTGCGCTCGGATGTCGCTAATCTTGGTAGCCCCGCTCAAGTCTCCCGAGTGCTCGCACGGCTTGTGGCTAACGGTGCGCTCGTGCGCGTGAGCCTGGGCGTGTATGCGAAAACGCGACTGAACAAATTCACGGGAAAACTGGCACCGGCTGCGCCATTTGAGTCCATAGCCGCCGAGACGTTTCAGCGCTTGGGCATTGCAGTTATGCCGGGCCGCCTCGCACGCGAATACAACGAGGGAAAGACAACGCAGATTCCTGTCGATGGTGCGGTGAGCACCGGAGCGCGACGCATAACCCGAAAGATTACGGTAGGTCGCAAGTCCGTCAAGTACGAGCGGTGA